Within Flavobacterium pisciphilum, the genomic segment TGCAATCCAAAATTGCCTTTGCCATTTATAAATATAGCATCACAAAAAAACTTTATAGCATTGTACCATATGGGAATTTATGCAAAACCTGAATTATTGCAATGGTTTGTGGCTGAATATCCCAAATACAGCAAACAAAAACTAGATATGGGAAAAAGTTGCATTCGTTTTAAAAAAATGGATGATATCCCATATGACCTAATAGCAGAACTTGTGCAAAAAATGACTGTTTCCGATTGGATTAATTGTTATGAAACACAGTTTAAAAAATCAAAATGATTATAAACCACTTAATTATAAAACTATGAATGTTATTAAAAAAATTATTCTCGGACTTTTAAGTATTGTAATGTTAGGATTGATAGTAGCGCTATTTTTACCAAATGAATATCATGTAGAGAGGGAGGTTACTATCAATAAACCAAAAGATAGTGTTTTTAACTATGTGAAATTTTTAAAGAATCAAAACAATTTTAGTGTATGGGCTAGATTAGATCCTGCAATGAGAAAAACCTTTTCTGGTACCGATGGAACAGTTGGTGCAATAGCAGGCTGGGATAGCAATGATAAAAACGTAGGTAAAGGAGAACAAGAAATAAAAAAAATTGTACCTGGCGAAAGAATAGAATATGAATTGCGTTTTATAGCTCCTATGGAATCAAATGATATGGCTTATATGACAACTGAAGAAGTTACTCCAACACAAACTAAAGTCAAGTGGGGGTTTGATGGTCGATCACCTTATCCTATGAACCTAATGCTTGCCTTTATGAATATAGATCAAATGTTAGGAGAACAACTTGAAACAGGACTTCAAAATTTAAAAGTAATTCAAGAAAGCCAGCAATAACCTAAAAAAACAAACCCCACAATTTTAAATTGCGGGGTTATTTTTTTAATTTCATTTGAGTAAATATTATTTGCTCAAGTATGCTATTACATTCTTTTCAATACGTTGATCAATATTGTCTATATCAGCCTTAACGAATTTTTCTCCTAGAATATTTTCATATAATTCGATATAACGCTCCGATACAGATTCGATATAAGCATCGTTCATATCAGGAATTTGTTGTCCTTC encodes:
- a CDS encoding DUF1801 domain-containing protein; amino-acid sequence: MQSSAKTIQEYLSSLPEERKLSFFKLRETILTNIPEGFTEELSYGMLGYLVPHSIYPDGYHCNPKLPLPFINIASQKNFIALYHMGIYAKPELLQWFVAEYPKYSKQKLDMGKSCIRFKKMDDIPYDLIAELVQKMTVSDWINCYETQFKKSK
- a CDS encoding SRPBCC family protein, which gives rise to MNVIKKIILGLLSIVMLGLIVALFLPNEYHVEREVTINKPKDSVFNYVKFLKNQNNFSVWARLDPAMRKTFSGTDGTVGAIAGWDSNDKNVGKGEQEIKKIVPGERIEYELRFIAPMESNDMAYMTTEEVTPTQTKVKWGFDGRSPYPMNLMLAFMNIDQMLGEQLETGLQNLKVIQESQQ